From Hermetia illucens chromosome 6, iHerIll2.2.curated.20191125, whole genome shotgun sequence, one genomic window encodes:
- the LOC119659514 gene encoding sorting nexin-13-like isoform X2: MRPRIGMISKHYSWIFAILAFLLHILGIVKCLALLIGICFFVLGVLCIIYVQHGDLDQFLENSHPQNPLEPPRPLGLNLGIELLFKKHSKNVREGHLKVHDVYLESREASPASSGGKHANTPKGEEKKWKPFDNIKIYSEKKKPLTSVGYDKQDAENVSFGEDVSMTPSPRRYNPTFSHDGHLLDEHGSPKRKQRAMLSGNKPIDQRLHTIIDYIIRDFIDSWFCSLSDNKEFSDYRVRNCIEECVTNICARAKNVQWIPLMTTKLIENVANHTRFYRLANQAINSQNEERNAKHQEKKSPQRKSKKSQHKRNKSDTDLEWYFGSSAAQKSVANSKFYTEPVNEKVLTDPEANLITAFFNQCDTYKKECMDDRELEKHLTNIMETVLYFTLPEEDFACIPLRTFLSTLLANVFLKPILDMLSDPDFLNLQVARLFSKETPPVEYFIKALRQSTDLSELRACRQLITKHMNLKYKDHSASAEVASLKYTQKLIDLRINYLQSNKDISNVEMSRLGTKLPLLSLDELLLKELAQYYFLDYLSALNLQKYVIFYVKANDWKSMTNRHLAEVQSNKYRGSREELYKNLREKANEIFKEYLQRQSENCLDVDGGLIEALSIKLRDHILPPDGSWFDSISKFVYEKLKNEDIFLNKFYQSSAYRSLLLELEFVGHGSEPDVDNPLQSYSETGSDSNSGDINFDDDLIGVDIISSKPEIILPKPDLLEIANFKHCRSHSDCTGIVPSYSDLNLECVCIDTIDGNKLAVAKEPQQERAKSAPTRPRVPEIQIDNKQKLTAKIINTAILCEGQYAVYAIQVVVVEDNQQKSWHIYRRYSKFLELKKILTKKYPAVSKIPFPAKKTFHNTQRAVLEHRMVLLNDFLSIICEWAADNDDMMRTVREFLEPDTDDRKIHGGVVIRTIETLVNPLKTGMRTIRNMPDTLVGGFSKLLLGKGPLKEPSFLEVNYLEQSSEYPALAAALHLLDEVFDLQARSQWLRRGLINRVLGAPWVSQTANKKIIQAAKSLIEVEKIDHLLGAILNSLWPEGKRMKQSTPREDNTKLRTRVAARMALFALLSDDLKHVVGSETTRAGLLNFFTLWQQKKLNLRLALILLNDILTTLYGVDSMTKHVKQC, from the exons ATGCG ACCCAGAATCGGAATGATTTCCAAGCACTACAGTTGGATATTTGCTATTTTGGCGTTTTTATTGCACATTCTTGGCATTGTCAAGTGTCTCGCGCTGCTCATCGGGATCTGCTTCTTTGTGCTGGG AGTTCTTTGTATAATTTATGTCCAACACGGTGATTTGGATCAATTCCTCGAGAATTCTCACCCACAGAATCCGTTGGAGCCGCCGCGACCGCTGGGTCTGAATCTAG GAATCGAGTTGCTGTTTAAGAAGCACAGCAAGAACGTTCGCGAGGGACATCTCAAGGTCCACGATGTCTATTTGGAGAGCAGAGAAGCGAGTCCGGCAAGTTCCGGCGGAAAGCATGCGAACACACCAAAGggagaagaaaagaaatggAAGCCGTTTGATAACATCAAAATCTACTCCGAGAAGAAGAAACCGCTGACATCTGTGGGATATGATAAACAAGATGCAG AAAACGTCAGTTTTGGGGAGGACGTTTCAATGACTCCATCGCCGCGCCGATACAACCCAACTTTCTCCCACGATGGCCACCTCCTCGACGAGCACGGCTCCCCAAAACGGAAACAAAGAGCAATGCTAAGTGGCAACAAACCAATCGATCAGCGTCTTCACACCATCATCGACTACATTATCCGGGATTTCATTGATTCCTGGTTCTGTTCATTGAGTGATAATAAAGAGTTCAGTGATTACCGCGTTCGGAATTGTATCGAGGAGTGTGTGACGAATATTTGCGCTCGTGCCAAAAATGTTCAGTGGATTCCGCTTATGACCACGAAGCTTATTGAAAACGTGGCGAACCACACGAGGTTCTATAGGTTGGCGAATCAGGCAATTAATTCACAAAATGAAGAAAGAAATGCAAAACATCAGGAGAAGAAATCGCCACAGCGAAAGAGCAAGAAATCGCAGCATAAAAGGAATAAAAGTGACACCGATTTGGAATGGTATTTCG GATCAAGTGCTGCTCAAAAGAGTGTGGcgaattcaaaattttatacGGAGCCCGTCAATGAAAAAGTTTTAACAGATCCTGAGGCAAATCTCATTACTGCATTCTTCAATCAATGCGACACCTACAAGAAAGAATGTATGGATGACCGTGAATTAGAAA AGCATTTAAcgaatattatggaaactgttTTGTATTTTACACTCCCTGAAGAGGATTTTGCTTGTATCCCTTTGCGGACTTTTCTCAGCACACTTCTAGCTAACGTTTTCCTCAAACCTATCCTGGATATGCTTTCTGATCCAGACTTTTTGAATTTACAAGTAGCAAGACTG TTTTCAAAAGAAACACCGCCAGTAGAATACTTCATCAAAGCATTACGTCAAAGTACGGACCTTTCAGAATTACGCGCATGCAGGCAGCTGATTACAAAACACATGAACCtg AAGTACAAAGACCACTCTGCTAGCGCCGAAGTGGCTAGCTTAAAATATACCCAGAAGTTAATTGATTTGCGGATAAACTATCTGCAAAGCAACAAAGATATTAGCAATGTTGAAATGAGCCGCTTAGGTACAAAATTGCCGCTCTTATCGTTAGATGAGCTGCTCTTAAAAGAGTTGGCGCAGTATTACTTCTTGGATTACTTAAGTGcactaaatttacaaaaatatgtGATTTTTTATGTGAAAGCGAATG ACTGGAAAAGTATGACAAACCGACATCTAGCGGAAGTGCAGTCGAATAAATATAGAGGCTCCCGGGAGGAGCTTTATAAAAATTTACGGGAGAAagcaaatgaaatttttaaagaG TATTTACAACGACAAAGTGAAAACTGCCTTGATGTCGATGGCGGTTTGATTGAAGCGCTGTCCATTAAATTAAGGGATCATATTTTGCCACCGGATGGTAGCTGGTTCGACTCTATCTCTAAATTCGTTTACGAGAAATTAAAG AACGAGGACATCTTTCTGAACAAATTTTACCAAAGCTCGGCATATAGAAGCCTCTTACTAGAGCTCGAATTCGTTGGCCACGGTAGCGAGCCGGATGTTGATAATCCACTGCAAAGCTACTCAGAAACAGGCAGCGATTCGAATTCTggtgatattaattttgacgaTGACCTGATCGGTGTTGATATTATATCCAGTAAGCCTGAAATAATCCTACCAAAACCAGATCTACTTGAAATCGCAAATTTCAAACATTGTCGATCACACAGCGATTGCACAGGGATCGTTCCAAGTTATTCAGATCTTAACCTGGAATGTGTATGCATCGATACCATTGACGGCAACAAATTGGCCGTTGCAAAGGAACCTCAACAAGAACGTGCCAAAAGCGCTCCAACGCGACCTCGAGTACCTGAAATTCAAATTGACAACAAACAGAAGTTAACCGCAAAAATCATCAACACTGCAATCCTTTGTGAAGGACAGTACGCAGTGTATGCCATTCAAGTTGTAGTTGTAGAGGATAATCAACAAAAAAGTTGGCATATTTACCGAAGATATTCAAAGTTTTtggaattgaagaaaattttaacGAAGAAGTATCCAGCTGTGTCGAAAATTCCATTTCCGGCCAAGAAAACCTTCCATAATACTCAAAGGGCAGTTTTGGAGCATCGAATGGTTCTCTTGAACGATTTCCTTTCGATTATTTGTGAATGGGCCGCCGACAATGATGATATGATGCGAACAGTGAGGGAGTTTTTGGAACCGGACACGGATGATAGGAAGATTCACGGAGGAGTTGTTATACGGACG ATTGAGACTCTGGTAAATCCCCTGAAAACAGGAATGCGAACAATAAGGAATATGCCAGATACTTTAGTGGGTGGATTCTCGAAACTACTACTCGGAAAAGGACCGCTCAAAGAACCGTCATTTTTGGAAGTTAATTACCTCGAG CAATCATCGGAATATCCTGCGTTGGCAGCTGCATTGCATTTATTAGATGAAGTATTCGACTTGCAGGCTCGCTCTCAATGGCTACGCAGAGGCTTAATCAATCGAGTTCTTGGTGCACCTTGGGTGAGCCAAACGGCCAACAAGAAAATCATTCAAGCTGCCAAATCGCTAATCGAGGTGGAGAAGATAGACCATTTATTAGGAGCCATACT AAACAGCCTCTGGCCGGAAGGAAAACGAATGAAGCAATCCACTCCGCGGGAGGATAACACGAAATTAAGGACACGAGTGGCAGCACGGATGGCGCTGTTCGCGCTGCTTTCGGACGATTTGAAGCACGTCGTCGGTTCGGAGACCACACGTGCTGGTTTGCTGAACTTCTTCACGTTATGGCAACAGAAGAAACTGAACCTGCGTCTAGCTCTGATTTTACTTAATGATATTTTGACGACCCTGTACGGGGTTGACAGTATGACAAAACATGTTAAGCAATGCTAA
- the LOC119659514 gene encoding sorting nexin-13-like isoform X1: MRPRIGMISKHYSWIFAILAFLLHILGIVKCLALLIGICFFVLGVLCIIYVQHGDLDQFLENSHPQNPLEPPRPLGLNLVCEQKPIVLYSPNIKIQTESRKHFGLGHTQQPSHQLSPHRQQQQQQSFESRKRGLIDSGIELLFKKHSKNVREGHLKVHDVYLESREASPASSGGKHANTPKGEEKKWKPFDNIKIYSEKKKPLTSVGYDKQDAENVSFGEDVSMTPSPRRYNPTFSHDGHLLDEHGSPKRKQRAMLSGNKPIDQRLHTIIDYIIRDFIDSWFCSLSDNKEFSDYRVRNCIEECVTNICARAKNVQWIPLMTTKLIENVANHTRFYRLANQAINSQNEERNAKHQEKKSPQRKSKKSQHKRNKSDTDLEWYFGSSAAQKSVANSKFYTEPVNEKVLTDPEANLITAFFNQCDTYKKECMDDRELEKHLTNIMETVLYFTLPEEDFACIPLRTFLSTLLANVFLKPILDMLSDPDFLNLQVARLFSKETPPVEYFIKALRQSTDLSELRACRQLITKHMNLKYKDHSASAEVASLKYTQKLIDLRINYLQSNKDISNVEMSRLGTKLPLLSLDELLLKELAQYYFLDYLSALNLQKYVIFYVKANDWKSMTNRHLAEVQSNKYRGSREELYKNLREKANEIFKEYLQRQSENCLDVDGGLIEALSIKLRDHILPPDGSWFDSISKFVYEKLKNEDIFLNKFYQSSAYRSLLLELEFVGHGSEPDVDNPLQSYSETGSDSNSGDINFDDDLIGVDIISSKPEIILPKPDLLEIANFKHCRSHSDCTGIVPSYSDLNLECVCIDTIDGNKLAVAKEPQQERAKSAPTRPRVPEIQIDNKQKLTAKIINTAILCEGQYAVYAIQVVVVEDNQQKSWHIYRRYSKFLELKKILTKKYPAVSKIPFPAKKTFHNTQRAVLEHRMVLLNDFLSIICEWAADNDDMMRTVREFLEPDTDDRKIHGGVVIRTIETLVNPLKTGMRTIRNMPDTLVGGFSKLLLGKGPLKEPSFLEVNYLEQSSEYPALAAALHLLDEVFDLQARSQWLRRGLINRVLGAPWVSQTANKKIIQAAKSLIEVEKIDHLLGAILNSLWPEGKRMKQSTPREDNTKLRTRVAARMALFALLSDDLKHVVGSETTRAGLLNFFTLWQQKKLNLRLALILLNDILTTLYGVDSMTKHVKQC, encoded by the exons ATGCG ACCCAGAATCGGAATGATTTCCAAGCACTACAGTTGGATATTTGCTATTTTGGCGTTTTTATTGCACATTCTTGGCATTGTCAAGTGTCTCGCGCTGCTCATCGGGATCTGCTTCTTTGTGCTGGG AGTTCTTTGTATAATTTATGTCCAACACGGTGATTTGGATCAATTCCTCGAGAATTCTCACCCACAGAATCCGTTGGAGCCGCCGCGACCGCTGGGTCTGAATCTAG TGTGTGAACAGAAACCGATTGTTTTGTATTCGCCAAACATAAAAATCCAAACCGAGTCCCGAAAACACTTTGGTCTGGGTCACACACAACAACCGTCGCACCAACTCTCTCCGCAtcggcagcagcagcagcaacagtcCTTTGAGTCTCGTAAAAGAGGTTTAATTGATTCAGGAATCGAGTTGCTGTTTAAGAAGCACAGCAAGAACGTTCGCGAGGGACATCTCAAGGTCCACGATGTCTATTTGGAGAGCAGAGAAGCGAGTCCGGCAAGTTCCGGCGGAAAGCATGCGAACACACCAAAGggagaagaaaagaaatggAAGCCGTTTGATAACATCAAAATCTACTCCGAGAAGAAGAAACCGCTGACATCTGTGGGATATGATAAACAAGATGCAG AAAACGTCAGTTTTGGGGAGGACGTTTCAATGACTCCATCGCCGCGCCGATACAACCCAACTTTCTCCCACGATGGCCACCTCCTCGACGAGCACGGCTCCCCAAAACGGAAACAAAGAGCAATGCTAAGTGGCAACAAACCAATCGATCAGCGTCTTCACACCATCATCGACTACATTATCCGGGATTTCATTGATTCCTGGTTCTGTTCATTGAGTGATAATAAAGAGTTCAGTGATTACCGCGTTCGGAATTGTATCGAGGAGTGTGTGACGAATATTTGCGCTCGTGCCAAAAATGTTCAGTGGATTCCGCTTATGACCACGAAGCTTATTGAAAACGTGGCGAACCACACGAGGTTCTATAGGTTGGCGAATCAGGCAATTAATTCACAAAATGAAGAAAGAAATGCAAAACATCAGGAGAAGAAATCGCCACAGCGAAAGAGCAAGAAATCGCAGCATAAAAGGAATAAAAGTGACACCGATTTGGAATGGTATTTCG GATCAAGTGCTGCTCAAAAGAGTGTGGcgaattcaaaattttatacGGAGCCCGTCAATGAAAAAGTTTTAACAGATCCTGAGGCAAATCTCATTACTGCATTCTTCAATCAATGCGACACCTACAAGAAAGAATGTATGGATGACCGTGAATTAGAAA AGCATTTAAcgaatattatggaaactgttTTGTATTTTACACTCCCTGAAGAGGATTTTGCTTGTATCCCTTTGCGGACTTTTCTCAGCACACTTCTAGCTAACGTTTTCCTCAAACCTATCCTGGATATGCTTTCTGATCCAGACTTTTTGAATTTACAAGTAGCAAGACTG TTTTCAAAAGAAACACCGCCAGTAGAATACTTCATCAAAGCATTACGTCAAAGTACGGACCTTTCAGAATTACGCGCATGCAGGCAGCTGATTACAAAACACATGAACCtg AAGTACAAAGACCACTCTGCTAGCGCCGAAGTGGCTAGCTTAAAATATACCCAGAAGTTAATTGATTTGCGGATAAACTATCTGCAAAGCAACAAAGATATTAGCAATGTTGAAATGAGCCGCTTAGGTACAAAATTGCCGCTCTTATCGTTAGATGAGCTGCTCTTAAAAGAGTTGGCGCAGTATTACTTCTTGGATTACTTAAGTGcactaaatttacaaaaatatgtGATTTTTTATGTGAAAGCGAATG ACTGGAAAAGTATGACAAACCGACATCTAGCGGAAGTGCAGTCGAATAAATATAGAGGCTCCCGGGAGGAGCTTTATAAAAATTTACGGGAGAAagcaaatgaaatttttaaagaG TATTTACAACGACAAAGTGAAAACTGCCTTGATGTCGATGGCGGTTTGATTGAAGCGCTGTCCATTAAATTAAGGGATCATATTTTGCCACCGGATGGTAGCTGGTTCGACTCTATCTCTAAATTCGTTTACGAGAAATTAAAG AACGAGGACATCTTTCTGAACAAATTTTACCAAAGCTCGGCATATAGAAGCCTCTTACTAGAGCTCGAATTCGTTGGCCACGGTAGCGAGCCGGATGTTGATAATCCACTGCAAAGCTACTCAGAAACAGGCAGCGATTCGAATTCTggtgatattaattttgacgaTGACCTGATCGGTGTTGATATTATATCCAGTAAGCCTGAAATAATCCTACCAAAACCAGATCTACTTGAAATCGCAAATTTCAAACATTGTCGATCACACAGCGATTGCACAGGGATCGTTCCAAGTTATTCAGATCTTAACCTGGAATGTGTATGCATCGATACCATTGACGGCAACAAATTGGCCGTTGCAAAGGAACCTCAACAAGAACGTGCCAAAAGCGCTCCAACGCGACCTCGAGTACCTGAAATTCAAATTGACAACAAACAGAAGTTAACCGCAAAAATCATCAACACTGCAATCCTTTGTGAAGGACAGTACGCAGTGTATGCCATTCAAGTTGTAGTTGTAGAGGATAATCAACAAAAAAGTTGGCATATTTACCGAAGATATTCAAAGTTTTtggaattgaagaaaattttaacGAAGAAGTATCCAGCTGTGTCGAAAATTCCATTTCCGGCCAAGAAAACCTTCCATAATACTCAAAGGGCAGTTTTGGAGCATCGAATGGTTCTCTTGAACGATTTCCTTTCGATTATTTGTGAATGGGCCGCCGACAATGATGATATGATGCGAACAGTGAGGGAGTTTTTGGAACCGGACACGGATGATAGGAAGATTCACGGAGGAGTTGTTATACGGACG ATTGAGACTCTGGTAAATCCCCTGAAAACAGGAATGCGAACAATAAGGAATATGCCAGATACTTTAGTGGGTGGATTCTCGAAACTACTACTCGGAAAAGGACCGCTCAAAGAACCGTCATTTTTGGAAGTTAATTACCTCGAG CAATCATCGGAATATCCTGCGTTGGCAGCTGCATTGCATTTATTAGATGAAGTATTCGACTTGCAGGCTCGCTCTCAATGGCTACGCAGAGGCTTAATCAATCGAGTTCTTGGTGCACCTTGGGTGAGCCAAACGGCCAACAAGAAAATCATTCAAGCTGCCAAATCGCTAATCGAGGTGGAGAAGATAGACCATTTATTAGGAGCCATACT AAACAGCCTCTGGCCGGAAGGAAAACGAATGAAGCAATCCACTCCGCGGGAGGATAACACGAAATTAAGGACACGAGTGGCAGCACGGATGGCGCTGTTCGCGCTGCTTTCGGACGATTTGAAGCACGTCGTCGGTTCGGAGACCACACGTGCTGGTTTGCTGAACTTCTTCACGTTATGGCAACAGAAGAAACTGAACCTGCGTCTAGCTCTGATTTTACTTAATGATATTTTGACGACCCTGTACGGGGTTGACAGTATGACAAAACATGTTAAGCAATGCTAA